A portion of the Canis lupus baileyi chromosome 6, mCanLup2.hap1, whole genome shotgun sequence genome contains these proteins:
- the IL24 gene encoding interleukin-24, which translates to MGSPGRTTALLGLSLILLLRSQGPGVQGQEFRFGPCRVQGVALRELREAFWTVKDTVQAKDNITSVRLLRKEVLQDVSDAESCYLIRALLKFYLNTVFKNYLDEAADVRIRRSFSTLANNFFVIASKLQPSQEDEMFSISESARRRFLLFQRAFKQLDIQAAQTKAFGEVDILLTWMEKFYEF; encoded by the exons ATGGGCTCTCCGGGGCGGACAACTGCCCTCCTCGGCCTGAGTCTGATCCTGCTTCTCCGGAGCCAGGGGCCGGGGGTCCAGGGCCAGGAGTTCAGGTTCGGACCCTGCCGAGTGCAGGGAGTAGCTCTCCGGGAACTGCGGGAGGCCTTCTGGACCGTGAAGGACACTGTG CAAGCTAAGGATAACATCACCAGTGTCCGGCTGCTACGGAAGGAGGTTCTGCAGGATGTCTCG GATGCCGAGAGCTGTTACCTCATCCGTGCCCTGCTGAAGTTCTACTTGAACACCGTTTTCAAAAACTACCTGGATGAGGCAGCTGACGTCAGGATCCGGAGGTCATTCTCTACTCTGGCCAACAACTTTTTTGTCATCGCATCAAAACTACAACCCAGC CAGGAAGATGAGATGTTTTCTATCAGCGAGAGTGCACGCAGGCGATTTCTGCTGTTTCAGAGGGCATTTAAACAG ttGGACATACAAGCAGCCCAGACCAAAGCCTTTGGAGAAGTCGACATTCTCTTGACCTGGATGGAGAAATTCTACGAGTTCTGA